In the genome of Notamacropus eugenii isolate mMacEug1 chromosome 5, mMacEug1.pri_v2, whole genome shotgun sequence, one region contains:
- the LOC140507753 gene encoding olfactory receptor 8B8-like, with protein MATGNDSLVTEFFLAGLTDQPELQLLLFFLFLGIYVVTVVGNLGLITLIRLNSHLHTPMYYFLFNLSFIDLCYSSVITPKMLMNFVSEKNVISYSGCMAQLYFFCFFGLSESLLLSAMAYDRFIAICNPLLYVVRMSSQVCFLLLSGVYMLGFAGAMAHTGCMLRLSFCDNNIINHYMCDILPILELSCTSTYINELVTFIVASVDIGVISATIFTSYAFIFSTILRISSSGGRSKAFSTCSSHIITVSLFFGSGVFMYLKPSSVGSMDQGKVSSVFYTIVVPMLNPLIYSLRNKDVKLAMRKTMRQRMIP; from the coding sequence ATGGCCACAGGAAATGACTCCTTAGTGACAGAATTTTTTCTCGCAGGTTTAACGGACCAACCAGAGCTCCAgctccttctttttttcctgtttttaggGATTTATGTGGTCACTGTGGTAGGGAATCTTGGTTTGATCACTCTGATTAGACTGAATTCCCATCTTCACACTCCCATGTACTATTTCCTCTTTAATCTGTCTTTCATAGATCTCTGTTACTCCTCTGTCATCACCCCTAAAATGTTAATGAACTTTGTGTCAGAGAAAAATGTCATCTCCTATTCAGGGTGCATGGCTCAactgtatttcttttgtttctttggactTTCTGAATCCTTGCTTTTGTCGGCCATGGCCTATGATCGTTTCATTGCTATCTGTAACCCATTACTTTATGTTGTCAGGATGTCCTCTCAGGTTTGTTTTCTATTATTGTCTGGTGTATATATGTTGGGGTTTGCTGGTGCCATGGCCCACACTGGATGCATGCTGAGACTGTCCTTTTGTGACAATAATATCATCAACCATTACATGTGTGACATACTTCCCATTCTGGAGCTTTCCTGCACAAGCACCTATATCAATGAGTTAGTGACTTTCATTGTTGCCAGCGTTGACATTGGAGTGATCAGTGCTACCATTTTCACATCTTATGCTTTCATCTTCTCCACTATCCTCCGCATCAGCTCCTCTGGTGGCAGGTCTAAAGCTTTCAGTACTTGTAGCTCCCATATAAtcactgtttctcttttctttggttCAGGAGTTTTCATGTACCTCAAACCTTCTTCTGTTGGGTCTATGGACCAAGGAAAAGTGTCCTCTGTGTTCTACACCATTGTAGTGCCTATGCTAAACCCCTTGATCTACAGTTTGAGAAATAAGGATGTCAAATTGGCCATGAGGAAAACCATGAGACAAAGAATGATCCCCTGA